One Flavobacterium sp. 90 DNA segment encodes these proteins:
- a CDS encoding Fic family protein has translation MKNIDKNSLENAYRLFESNDIDKIEIGTTKGLKAIHHYLFHDLYDFAGEIRKLNISKGGFRFANALYLNEILVKIEQMPENSFEEIIAKYVEMNIAHPFMEGNGRSMRIWLDMILKKQLNKVVNWQFADKTLYLQSMERSPINDLELRTLLKENLTDEVNNREVIFKGIEQSYYYEGYEKDNNE, from the coding sequence AAATATTGACAAGAACAGTTTAGAAAATGCATATCGATTATTTGAATCGAATGATATAGACAAAATAGAAATCGGCACAACCAAAGGTCTTAAGGCAATTCACCATTATCTATTTCATGATTTATATGATTTTGCCGGAGAAATAAGAAAACTCAATATTTCAAAAGGAGGTTTTAGATTTGCAAATGCATTATATCTCAATGAAATTTTAGTAAAGATTGAGCAAATGCCAGAAAACAGTTTTGAAGAAATTATTGCTAAATATGTTGAGATGAATATTGCTCATCCTTTTATGGAAGGCAATGGCAGATCCATGAGAATATGGTTGGATATGATTCTAAAAAAACAACTCAATAAAGTTGTTAATTGGCAATTCGCTGACAAAACTCTTTATTTGCAGTCAATGGAAAGAAGTCCTATTAACGATTTGGAATTAAGAACTTTATTAAAGGAAAATCTAACTGACGAAGTTAACAATAGGGAAGTTATTTTTAAAGGAATCGAACAGTCTTATTACTATGAAGGCTATGAGAAAGATAACAATGAATGA
- a CDS encoding C45 family peptidase, which yields MKNRINLFFFVGFLLMIVSCGTSKSKHHLPDVSNYDTIKPVVTKKSDSLFISGKNSLLKNKQGLWELYVEGDPLQIGLTTGALSDSLLKKQEQIFFSKIKDLIPSKFEQKMLRYFLKWYNRKLYSNVTSEYQSEIYGVSQYTSHDFDNIAQQYQRSLYLHAAHDIGHALQDLALVGCSSFAAWGEKSENGDLILGRNFDFYVNDAFAENKIVAFINPKEGHKFMMVTWPGMIGAVSGMNQEGLTVTINASKSKIPMIAKTPISILTREILQHAQNIDEAIAIAKKRKVFVSESIMVGSAHDNKAVLIEVSPKKMDVYDVPNSDQLICSNHFQGDDLKNEKRNQLQIANSHSEYRLERIEELFTKNPKINPKIASEILRNKEGLQDKKLGYGNEKALNQLMAHHGIIFKPEEKLVWVSANPYQLGEFVCYNLDSIFKDRKTNQVVSFQQKNLNIAKDPFLETIAYANYQKFRIEDDNIDLYLKKKETISPEFIQNYQSLNPDYWVVYYKAGLYFYQKKEYLLAHTNFEKALTKEITTAPDKAKIEKYLKKLKRKLQ from the coding sequence ATGAAAAACCGAATTAATTTATTTTTTTTTGTTGGTTTTTTATTGATGATCGTGTCTTGCGGTACTTCAAAATCAAAACATCATTTACCTGACGTTTCGAATTATGATACTATAAAACCTGTCGTGACAAAAAAGTCTGACAGTTTATTTATCTCCGGAAAAAATTCGCTTTTAAAAAATAAACAAGGTCTTTGGGAATTGTATGTTGAAGGCGATCCATTACAAATTGGATTAACGACGGGCGCTTTATCAGATTCTCTTTTGAAAAAACAAGAACAGATTTTCTTCTCCAAAATAAAGGATTTGATTCCGTCAAAATTCGAGCAAAAAATGCTTCGTTATTTTCTAAAATGGTACAATCGAAAATTATATTCGAATGTTACTTCAGAATATCAATCGGAAATTTATGGTGTTTCGCAATATACTTCTCATGATTTTGACAACATTGCACAACAATATCAGCGAAGTTTATACCTGCACGCAGCACACGATATTGGTCACGCTTTGCAGGATTTGGCTTTGGTTGGCTGTTCTTCTTTTGCTGCTTGGGGAGAAAAATCTGAGAATGGAGATTTAATCCTTGGACGAAATTTTGATTTTTATGTAAATGACGCTTTCGCGGAAAATAAAATCGTAGCGTTTATAAACCCAAAAGAAGGTCACAAATTTATGATGGTTACCTGGCCCGGAATGATTGGCGCTGTTTCCGGAATGAATCAGGAAGGTTTGACGGTTACGATTAATGCCTCAAAATCTAAAATTCCGATGATTGCAAAAACACCAATTTCGATTTTGACTCGCGAGATTTTGCAACATGCTCAAAATATTGATGAAGCAATTGCAATCGCAAAAAAAAGAAAAGTTTTTGTATCAGAATCTATTATGGTTGGAAGTGCACACGATAACAAAGCCGTTTTAATTGAGGTTTCACCAAAAAAAATGGACGTTTATGATGTTCCAAATAGCGATCAGTTAATTTGTTCTAACCATTTTCAAGGTGATGATTTAAAAAACGAAAAACGAAATCAGCTTCAAATTGCCAATAGTCATTCTGAATACAGGCTTGAAAGAATTGAAGAACTTTTTACAAAAAATCCAAAAATCAATCCCAAAATTGCTTCTGAAATTCTCCGAAATAAAGAAGGTTTACAAGATAAAAAACTTGGTTACGGCAACGAAAAAGCTTTAAATCAATTAATGGCACATCACGGAATTATCTTTAAACCGGAAGAAAAATTGGTTTGGGTTTCGGCAAATCCCTATCAATTAGGTGAATTTGTTTGTTATAATCTGGATTCGATTTTTAAGGACAGAAAAACAAATCAGGTTGTTTCATTTCAGCAAAAGAATTTGAATATTGCCAAAGATCCTTTTCTGGAAACTATTGCCTATGCAAACTATCAAAAGTTTAGAATTGAAGATGACAATATAGATTTGTATCTGAAAAAGAAAGAAACAATAAGTCCTGAATTTATTCAAAACTATCAATCCTTAAACCCTGATTATTGGGTTGTGTATTACAAAGCAGGGTTGTACTTTTATCAAAAAAAAGAATATCTCCTTGCTCATACTAATTTTGAAAAAGCATTGACTAAAGAAATTACTACAGCTCCTGATAAAGCAAAAATTGAAAAATATTTAAAAAAACTCAAAAGAAAATTACAATGA
- a CDS encoding phenylacetate--CoA ligase: MIPAIEKNSLEEIKVFQEQKLAELLTYISQNSPFYKRLFAGQNIDISKIKTLEDLQHLPVTTKEDLQEYNDDFLCVPQHKIIDYASTSGTLGDPVTFGLTDSDLDRLAYNEAISFACAGIAEGDVVQLMTTIDRKFMAGLAYFLGLRKLKVGVIRVGAGIPELQWDSILKYKPSYLITVPSFLLKLIEYAEIHGIDYNNSSIKGAICIGESLRNQDFSMNTLSQKITEKWNIKLFSTYASTEMSTAFTECEHGIGGHHHPELIIVEVLDENNIPVKNGEVGELTFTTLGIEAMPLLRFKTGDIVQLHNEPCSCGRHTLRVGPVIGRKKQMIKYKGTTLYPPAMNDVLSGFDNIENHIIEISTNDLGTDEIVIKIAVKNQSPEFLQEIKDHFRAKLRVTPKIEFASKEILNPLVFNPMSRKPIRFFDYRVS, encoded by the coding sequence ATGATTCCAGCAATAGAAAAAAATTCTTTAGAAGAAATTAAAGTTTTTCAGGAACAAAAATTAGCAGAACTTTTAACTTATATAAGTCAAAATTCTCCTTTTTATAAAAGACTTTTTGCTGGACAAAATATCGATATTTCGAAAATTAAAACGCTCGAAGATTTACAGCATTTACCGGTAACTACAAAAGAAGATTTACAAGAATACAACGATGATTTTTTGTGTGTTCCGCAGCATAAAATTATTGATTATGCTTCGACTTCAGGTACTTTAGGCGATCCGGTAACTTTTGGTTTAACAGATTCTGACTTAGATAGATTGGCTTATAATGAAGCTATTTCTTTTGCTTGCGCCGGAATTGCAGAAGGTGATGTTGTTCAATTAATGACCACAATCGACAGGAAATTTATGGCAGGTTTAGCCTATTTTCTGGGATTACGAAAATTAAAAGTGGGTGTAATTCGTGTTGGTGCGGGAATCCCGGAATTACAATGGGATTCTATTTTAAAATATAAACCTTCTTATTTAATCACGGTTCCTTCTTTTCTTTTAAAGCTAATTGAATACGCTGAAATCCATGGAATCGACTATAATAATTCAAGTATAAAAGGTGCAATTTGTATTGGAGAATCTCTAAGAAATCAGGATTTTTCGATGAATACTTTGTCTCAAAAAATCACCGAAAAATGGAATATTAAGTTGTTTTCGACTTATGCTTCTACTGAAATGAGTACTGCTTTTACAGAATGTGAACACGGAATTGGCGGTCATCATCATCCTGAATTGATTATTGTTGAAGTTTTGGATGAGAATAATATTCCTGTAAAAAATGGCGAAGTTGGCGAATTGACTTTTACCACTTTAGGTATTGAAGCGATGCCTTTATTACGTTTTAAAACCGGAGATATTGTTCAGCTTCACAACGAACCTTGTTCTTGCGGGCGACATACTTTGCGTGTTGGTCCAGTAATCGGCCGCAAAAAACAAATGATAAAATACAAAGGAACAACTCTTTATCCGCCTGCGATGAATGATGTTTTGAGCGGTTTTGATAATATCGAAAATCATATTATTGAGATTTCAACCAATGATTTAGGAACAGACGAAATCGTGATAAAGATCGCGGTAAAAAATCAATCTCCTGAATTTTTACAAGAAATCAAAGACCATTTCAGAGCTAAATT